GGAAAAGCTGGAAGTTCTCCGGGCATTTATGGTAAAGGAAATAGAGGTCGAGCCTTATTTAATAAGCGGAGAGCCTTTTAAACCAGGCTATAAAATTAAAAAGAAAAATGAAGCAGATGGACGAATTGAAATGGAAACTACGGATATTTCGATTCAATTCAAAAAACAAGCCGAGCAGTTCGAGCGGATGTTTAACTCGTGGCAGTCAGGCGTATCCATCGATATTCCAAAAGTAAGGGAAATTGTACTGCCCCTAATCGATTTGTTTAAAGACCAGCCAAAAGAGCTGCTGAATATTCCAAACTACTATACGGGGAAAGATTACATAGCGCAGCATTGCCTTGCCGTCTCTCTCATGAGTTCATATATTGCGAATCAATTAAACTTTCCGAGTGGAGAGATTAATCAAATTGCTCTAGCCGGTGCACTGAGCGACTGCGGTATGTCTAAAATACAGCCGTCTGTCCTGCTTAAAAGGCTTGCTCTGACAGATAAAGAGTTTGCGGAAATTAAACAGCATTCGATTCAAGGGTACAAAATGATAAAAGATATTGCCGTAATTAAAGAAGGAGTGAAAGTCGGGGTGCTGCAGCATCATGAGAGAATGGACGGGAGCGGATATCCTTTAGGGGTAAAAGGCGATCAGCTTCATCCATACGGAAAAATTGTTGCACTGGCAGATACGTTTATGGCCATGATCTGCCCCCGTCCATACCGAAACGGACTTTCACCTTTTAAGGTATTTGAAGAAATCAAGCATGATAGCTTTGGGAAATTTGATCTCACCGCCGTAAATGTACTTTCAAAAATGCTGGCTCGTATTCTGAATGGTTCACATGTGAAATTATCGGATGGAACAATCGGGGAGGTTATTTTCACTGATTCGCAGAAACCGGTTCGTCCGATCATCCGCTTAGAGTCTAATCAGATTCTCCAGCTCGAAAAACGAATAGATCTTTATATAGTAGAAACTCTTCTCTGAGCCGGTTATTTCCGGCTCTTTTTTCTTTATTCATAAGCATTTGGCAGCCGAAAAATAAAAGATTGAAAAACTTTAAGAAAAACCTTGACCATGGGTAGTCCGCGGTGGTATATTAAGATAGTTCCTTCGGGGGCAACAGCAAAAAAAGTTCTTTGAAAACTAAACAAATCGAAGTGCCAACGTTAATTCTAAAGCAACAAACAAGAGCTAGTCAAACTACTTTTTGGAGAGTTTGATCCTGGCTCAGGACGAACGCTGGCGGCGTGCCTAATACATGCAAGTCGAGCGGACCTCTTCGGAGGTCAGCGGCGGACGGGTGAGTAACACGTGGGCAACCTGCCTGTAAGACTGGGATAACTCCGGGAAACCGGAGCTAATACCGGATAACTTTTCGAACCGCATGGTTCGAAGATAAAAGACGGTTATGCTGTCACTTACAGATGGGCCCGCGGCGCATTAGCTAGTTGGTGAGGTAATGGCTCACCAAGGCGACGATGCGTAGCCGACCTGAGAGGGTGATCGGCCACACTGGGACTGAGACACGGCCCAGACTCCTACGGGAGGCAGCAGTAGGGAATCTTCCGCAATGGACGAAAGTCTGACGGAGCAACGCCGCGTGAGTGATGAAGGTTTTCGGATCGTAAAGCTCTGTTGTTAGGGAAGAACAAGTGCGGGAGTCACTGCCCGCACCTTGACGGTACCTAACCAGAAAGCCACGGCTAACTACGTGCCAGCAGCCGCGGTAATACGTAGGTGGCAAGCGTTGTCCGGAATTATTGGGCGTAAAGCGCGCGCAGGCGGTCTTTTAAGTCTGATGTGAAAGCCCCCGGCTCAACCGGGGAGGGTCATTGGAAACTGGAGGACTTGAGTACAGAAGAGGAGAGTGGAATTCCACGTGTAGCGGTGAAATGCGTAGAGATGTGGAGGAACACCAGTGGCGAAGGCGACTCTCTGGTCTGTAACTGACGCTGAGGCGCGAAAGCGTGGGGAGCGAACAGGATTAGATACCCTGGTAGTCCACGCCGTAAACGATGAGTGCTAAGTGTTAGAGGGTTTCCGCCCTTTAGTGCTGCAGCTAACGCATTAAGCACTCCGCCTGGGGAGTACGGTCGCAAGACTGAAACTCAAAGGAATTGACGGGGGCCCGCACAAGCGGTGGAGCATGTGGTTTAATTCGAAGCAACGCGAAGAACCTTACCAGGTCTTGACATCCTCTGCCACTTCTAGAGATAGAAGGTTCCCCTTCGGGGGACAGAGTGACAGGTGGTGCATGGTTGTCGTCAGCTCGTGTCGTGAGATGTTGGGTTAAGTCCCGCAACGAGCGCAACCCTTGATCTTAGTTGCCAGCATTCAGTTGGGCACTCTAAGGTGACTGCCGGTGACAAACCGGAGGAAGGTGGGGATGACGTCAAATCATCATGCCCCTTATGACCTGGGCTACACACGTGCTACAATGGATGGTACAAAGGGCTGCAAAACCGCGAGGTTAAGCGAATCCCATAAAACCATTCTCAGTTCGGATTGCAGGCTGCAACTCGCCTGCATGAAGCCGGAATCGCTAGTAATCGCGGATCAGCATGCCGCGGTGAATACGTTCCCGGGCCTTGTACACACCGCCCGTCACACCACGAGAGTTTGCAACACCCGAAGTCGGTGGGGTAACCCGTAAGGGAGCCAGCCGCCTAAGGTGGGGCAGATGATTGGGGTGAAGTCGTAACAAGGTAGCCGTATCGGAAGGTGCGGCTGGATCACCTCCTTTCTAAGGAAGAATTATCAGCACCCATGTGGTGCAACATTAACGGACGCACTTCGACTTTGTTTAGTTTTGAGAGAACTTGCTTCTCTTTTTGATGGGCCTATAGCTCAGCTGGTTAGAGCGCACGCCTGATAAGCGTGAGGTCGATGGTTCGAGTCCATTTAGGCCCACCATCTTTATACATTGAAATTCGTTGGGGCCTTAGCTCAGCTGGGAGAGCGCCTGCCTTGCACGCAGGAGGTCAGCGGTTCGATCCCGCTAGGCTCCACCAACGAGACTTTTTTTGTCTCTAAAACTTGTTCTTTGAAAACTAGATAACGATATGAATGTCAAACATTCACACGAGTAAGCAAGTAACCTTACGATTTTCTTCTGCGCTTGCGTATGAAGAGAACATCAAGTCTGAAAACTTCTGTTTTCAGCTCTAACGAAGATAACTTCCGTTATCAGGTTAAGTTAGAAAGGGCGCACGGTGGATGCCTTGGCACTAGGAGCCGATGAAGGACGGTACGAACACCGATATGCTTCGGGGAGCTGTAAGTAAGCGTTGATCCGGAGATTTCCGAATGGGGAAACCCGCTGCTCGTAATGGAGCAGCATCCTGATCTGAATACATAGGATCTGGAAGGCAGACCCGGGGAACTGAAACATCTAAGTACCCGGAGGAAGAGAAAGCAATAGCGATTCCCTGAGTAGCGGCGAGCGA
The Metabacillus sp. FJAT-52054 genome window above contains:
- a CDS encoding HD-GYP domain-containing protein, which codes for MRTGLEQIIDGCVLSEDINGKSKEPLMKKETVMDEEKLEVLRAFMVKEIEVEPYLISGEPFKPGYKIKKKNEADGRIEMETTDISIQFKKQAEQFERMFNSWQSGVSIDIPKVREIVLPLIDLFKDQPKELLNIPNYYTGKDYIAQHCLAVSLMSSYIANQLNFPSGEINQIALAGALSDCGMSKIQPSVLLKRLALTDKEFAEIKQHSIQGYKMIKDIAVIKEGVKVGVLQHHERMDGSGYPLGVKGDQLHPYGKIVALADTFMAMICPRPYRNGLSPFKVFEEIKHDSFGKFDLTAVNVLSKMLARILNGSHVKLSDGTIGEVIFTDSQKPVRPIIRLESNQILQLEKRIDLYIVETLL